From the Clostridiales bacterium FE2011 genome, one window contains:
- a CDS encoding transposase, with protein MPRTARIKSATGYYHIIARGIGKQILFEEKADNLFFLRTLKKYKQEEKFSVIAFCLMENHFHLLLKIDDGLDRVMKKISTSYASYYNTKYERTGHLFQDRYMSKPIDNTVYLLTAVRYIHNNPVKAGICLASKYKWSSWRYYTGELKGLVDTQEVHNLLGGAEGFMKYSAEADPFTEDEGFFECRESKHLTDREAQRIIKEVLRLESGTQLQQMERKQRNEKIGILKENGLSVRQIERLTGINRGAIERAIKA; from the coding sequence ATGCCCAGAACAGCAAGAATAAAGAGCGCCACCGGCTATTATCATATTATCGCCCGCGGCATCGGCAAGCAGATTCTGTTTGAGGAAAAGGCAGACAATCTGTTCTTCCTGCGAACGCTGAAGAAATATAAGCAGGAAGAGAAGTTCAGCGTCATCGCTTTCTGCCTCATGGAGAATCATTTCCATCTGCTCCTGAAGATCGACGACGGCCTGGACCGGGTCATGAAGAAGATCTCCACCTCTTATGCATCCTACTACAATACCAAGTATGAAAGGACCGGGCATCTGTTTCAGGATCGTTATATGAGCAAGCCCATCGACAACACCGTCTATCTGCTGACTGCAGTTCGCTATATTCATAACAATCCTGTGAAGGCGGGCATCTGCCTGGCAAGTAAGTATAAATGGAGCAGCTGGCGGTATTACACCGGTGAGTTGAAGGGTCTGGTGGATACACAGGAAGTCCATAACCTGCTTGGCGGGGCAGAAGGCTTCATGAAGTACAGTGCGGAAGCGGATCCTTTTACTGAGGATGAAGGATTCTTTGAATGCAGGGAATCGAAGCATCTGACAGACAGGGAAGCGCAGCGAATCATCAAAGAGGTCCTGCGCCTGGAGAGCGGGACACAGCTTCAACAGATGGAACGGAAACAGAGGAATGAAAAGATTGGCATTCTGAAAGAGAACGGACTTTCAGTACGGCAGATTGAGAGACTGACAGGAATAAACCGCGGAGCCATTGAGAGAGCAATAAAAGCGTGA
- a CDS encoding ATP-binding cassette domain-containing protein has translation MGWFDDQIEFRKKHERELLSDSFENIARSVTGRKIHTFLSEEEDVNDAVSGLLKHMGVKEREVPATVRGLRDRLDFLLSSTGILYREIILSRGWQNDAMGPMIGSLKDTGTVVAILPSEMGGYEYTDPASGAKVKINGHTAANISEEALCFYRPLPMRELKLKDLLRYMLSCLTPRDRISFLVAAGAIALVGLLIPKLNQILTGTVIAAGSTRLLVAVVSFLFFATVTTILLTIIRNMLLSRIRYKLNVNVSAATMMRILSLPAAFFRDYSVGELNQYISYMDSLCTTIVDSLFSTAITGLFSLIYLGQIFAFAPSLVVPSLLITIATLAISLLSARVQMKIDQETMVTTAKERGLVYAFINGIQKIRLSGAENRAFAKWSDLYVETATTTFNPPSIIKLSSVMTTAVSLIGTGVMYFIAVRSKVTVADYFAFNASYAYISTAFSSLAAMALSAASIKPVINLVKPLLSAKPETSDHRETVTRLSGNIEISHVTFGYDPESKPIFEDFNLSIPARQYVAIVGKSGCGKSTLVRLLLGFEKPARGVINYDRKDLNQLDLRSVRRQIGTVMQDGRLFSGSIFDNIVISNPTLKLDEAWEAAEIAGIADDIRDMPMGMHTMLQDGGGTISGGQRQRLMIARAIAPKPKILIFDEATSALDNITQRKVSEALDKMKCTRIVIAHRLSTIKHCDRILVIDGGKIAEDGTYDELIAKGGIFAALAERQRLDA, from the coding sequence ATGGGCTGGTTTGATGATCAGATAGAGTTCAGGAAAAAACATGAACGGGAGCTCCTCAGTGACTCCTTTGAAAACATCGCCCGGTCGGTAACCGGACGGAAGATCCATACCTTCCTTTCCGAGGAAGAGGACGTTAACGACGCGGTATCGGGTCTGCTGAAGCACATGGGCGTCAAGGAGCGGGAGGTGCCCGCCACGGTCCGGGGGCTCCGGGACCGGCTGGACTTCCTGCTGAGCTCCACGGGTATCCTGTACCGGGAGATTATCCTCTCCCGGGGATGGCAGAACGACGCCATGGGACCGATGATCGGGAGCCTGAAGGATACGGGGACCGTTGTGGCCATCCTGCCCTCCGAAATGGGCGGATATGAGTATACGGATCCTGCCAGCGGGGCGAAGGTGAAGATCAACGGGCATACGGCGGCGAACATCTCCGAGGAAGCCCTGTGCTTCTACCGTCCCCTGCCCATGCGTGAACTGAAGCTGAAGGACCTGCTGCGGTATATGCTTTCCTGCCTGACGCCCCGGGACCGGATATCCTTCCTGGTGGCAGCGGGAGCCATCGCGCTGGTGGGCCTGCTGATCCCGAAACTGAACCAGATCCTGACGGGTACGGTTATCGCAGCGGGCAGCACGAGGCTGCTGGTGGCGGTGGTGAGCTTCCTGTTCTTTGCCACGGTGACGACGATCCTGCTGACCATTATCCGGAACATGCTGCTTTCCCGGATCCGGTATAAGCTGAACGTGAACGTATCCGCCGCGACCATGATGCGGATATTGAGCCTTCCGGCAGCCTTCTTCCGGGATTACAGCGTGGGTGAACTGAACCAATATATATCCTATATGGACAGCTTGTGCACCACGATTGTGGACAGCCTGTTCTCCACAGCGATCACGGGCCTGTTCTCCCTGATCTACCTGGGACAGATCTTCGCCTTCGCGCCGAGCCTGGTGGTGCCCAGTTTGTTGATCACCATCGCGACGCTGGCGATCAGCCTGCTGAGCGCGCGGGTGCAGATGAAGATTGACCAGGAGACAATGGTGACCACCGCCAAGGAGCGGGGCCTGGTGTACGCGTTTATCAACGGCATCCAGAAGATCCGCCTGTCCGGCGCGGAGAACCGGGCCTTTGCCAAGTGGTCGGACCTGTATGTGGAGACGGCGACCACCACCTTTAACCCGCCGAGCATCATTAAGCTGAGCAGCGTCATGACCACGGCGGTATCGCTCATCGGTACAGGGGTCATGTACTTCATCGCCGTGAGAAGCAAGGTGACCGTGGCGGACTACTTCGCCTTCAACGCGAGCTATGCGTATATTTCCACCGCCTTCTCTTCCCTCGCCGCCATGGCACTGAGCGCGGCATCCATCAAACCGGTGATCAACCTGGTGAAGCCCCTGCTTTCCGCGAAACCGGAAACCTCGGATCACCGGGAGACGGTGACAAGGCTGAGCGGCAACATCGAAATCAGCCACGTGACCTTCGGGTACGATCCGGAGAGCAAGCCGATTTTTGAGGACTTTAACCTGTCCATCCCCGCACGGCAGTATGTGGCCATCGTGGGCAAGAGCGGCTGCGGCAAGAGCACGCTGGTGCGGCTGCTGCTGGGCTTTGAGAAGCCGGCGCGCGGAGTTATCAATTACGACCGGAAGGACCTGAACCAGCTGGACCTGCGGAGCGTGCGGCGGCAGATCGGCACGGTGATGCAGGACGGGCGGCTGTTCAGCGGTTCGATTTTTGACAATATTGTGATTTCCAACCCCACGCTGAAGCTGGATGAAGCCTGGGAAGCCGCGGAAATCGCCGGCATCGCCGACGACATCCGGGATATGCCCATGGGCATGCATACCATGCTGCAGGACGGCGGCGGTACCATCTCCGGCGGCCAGCGGCAGCGGCTGATGATCGCCCGGGCCATCGCCCCCAAGCCCAAGATCCTCATCTTTGACGAGGCCACCAGCGCCCTGGACAACATTACCCAGAGGAAGGTTTCCGAGGCCCTGGATAAGATGAAGTGCACGAGGATCGTGATTGCCCACCGGCTGAGCACGATCAAGCACTGCGACCGGATCCTGGTCATCGACGGCGGCAAGATCGCAGAAGACGGCACGTATGATGAGCTGATTGCAAAGGGCGGTATCTTTGCAGCGTTGGCAGAAAGACAAAGACTGGATGCGTGA
- a CDS encoding NHLP family bacteriocin export ABC transporter peptidase/permease/ATPase subunit has protein sequence MFRLKKKVPAPITKGVCQVPVVMQMEALECGAASLTMIMHYYKNWIPLEQARVDCGVSMDGASAKNILVAARSYGLTANAWRVEPEDLLEEGPFPCIIHWGFNHFVVLCGFQGKRAVLNDPARGRVKVEWEEFDREFTGVCMCFEPGEDFKPSGKPKSVLSYAKERLRGSGTAVAFVVLTTTISSLLGIISPVFNRTFLDRLLTGSNPEWLPMFLVLFAVFGVISIVVTWISAVYSLRIQGKMTSYGSSSYLWKVLRLPMQFFSQRLSGDIADRQATNASIASALVQTFAPLAIQAGMMIFYLAVMIHYSPMLALIGVGAIVLNLVVSAYVTSKRVNITRVQQRDAAKLSSATMSGISMIETIKSSGAENGFFGRWAGYQASVNSQNVSYTKLNLFLGTLPSAITATANIAVLGLGVLLVIRGKFTAGMVMAFQGFLSSFMAPASQLIAAGQSMQEMTTQMERVDDVMSYPEDPSFVVREKTAEYQKLSGNIELKNVTFGYSRLGKPQVTDFSMTVKPGQKIAFVGRTGCGKSTLAKLISGLYRPWSGEILFDGVPISEIDRDVFTGSVSVIDQDITLFEDTVSQNIKMWDDSIEDFEVTLAARDAGIYDDIVTRDGGFLHKLLDGGRDLSGGQRQRLEIARALSQDPTICIMDEATSALDARTEYEVIKSINARGITCIIIAHRLSTIRDCDEIIVLDKGKIVERGTHDELYARGGYYADLVSNE, from the coding sequence ATGTTCAGATTGAAGAAGAAGGTACCGGCGCCCATTACCAAGGGTGTGTGCCAGGTGCCGGTGGTCATGCAGATGGAGGCGCTGGAATGCGGGGCGGCTTCCCTGACCATGATCATGCATTACTATAAAAACTGGATACCGCTGGAGCAGGCCCGGGTGGACTGCGGTGTTTCCATGGACGGTGCTTCGGCCAAGAACATCCTGGTTGCTGCCCGGAGCTACGGGCTGACGGCCAATGCCTGGCGGGTGGAGCCGGAGGATCTGCTGGAGGAAGGGCCCTTCCCCTGCATTATCCACTGGGGGTTCAATCACTTTGTGGTGCTGTGCGGTTTCCAGGGAAAACGGGCCGTGCTGAATGACCCGGCCCGTGGACGGGTGAAGGTGGAATGGGAAGAGTTTGACCGGGAGTTTACCGGAGTGTGCATGTGCTTCGAGCCCGGTGAGGATTTTAAGCCTTCCGGAAAACCGAAGAGCGTGCTGTCTTACGCTAAGGAGCGGCTTCGTGGTTCCGGGACGGCCGTGGCCTTTGTGGTATTGACCACGACAATCTCTTCCCTGCTGGGGATTATCTCCCCTGTGTTTAACCGGACGTTCCTGGACCGGCTGCTGACGGGATCGAACCCGGAATGGCTGCCCATGTTCCTGGTGCTGTTTGCGGTGTTCGGGGTGATCTCCATCGTGGTGACCTGGATTTCTGCGGTGTATTCGCTAAGGATTCAGGGCAAGATGACCTCCTACGGCAGCAGCTCCTACCTGTGGAAGGTGCTGCGGCTGCCGATGCAGTTTTTCAGCCAGCGGCTGTCGGGTGATATTGCGGACCGGCAGGCCACCAATGCCTCCATTGCGTCGGCATTGGTGCAGACCTTCGCTCCCCTGGCCATCCAGGCCGGGATGATGATCTTCTACCTGGCGGTGATGATCCATTACAGTCCCATGCTGGCGCTGATCGGTGTGGGAGCCATTGTGTTGAATTTGGTCGTTTCCGCGTATGTGACTTCGAAGCGGGTGAATATTACCCGGGTGCAGCAGCGGGACGCGGCGAAACTGTCGTCTGCGACCATGTCGGGTATCTCGATGATTGAGACGATTAAGTCAAGCGGCGCGGAGAACGGTTTCTTCGGGCGCTGGGCAGGATACCAGGCCAGTGTTAATTCCCAGAATGTTTCGTATACCAAGCTGAACCTGTTCCTGGGCACGCTGCCGAGCGCCATCACGGCGACGGCGAACATCGCGGTGCTGGGACTGGGCGTGCTGCTGGTGATCCGGGGGAAGTTCACCGCCGGTATGGTGATGGCCTTCCAGGGATTCTTAAGTTCCTTCATGGCGCCTGCTTCCCAACTGATTGCCGCAGGGCAGAGCATGCAGGAGATGACCACCCAGATGGAACGGGTGGACGACGTGATGAGCTATCCCGAGGATCCCTCCTTTGTGGTGAGGGAGAAGACGGCGGAATACCAGAAGCTCTCCGGCAATATTGAACTGAAGAACGTGACCTTCGGTTATTCCCGGCTGGGCAAGCCCCAGGTGACGGACTTCTCCATGACGGTGAAACCGGGACAGAAGATCGCGTTTGTGGGACGGACGGGCTGCGGCAAGAGCACGCTGGCCAAGCTGATCTCCGGCCTGTACCGGCCCTGGAGCGGGGAAATCCTGTTTGACGGGGTGCCGATCTCGGAGATCGACCGGGACGTGTTTACCGGGTCCGTGAGCGTTATCGACCAGGATATTACCCTGTTTGAGGACACGGTGAGCCAGAACATTAAGATGTGGGACGACTCCATCGAGGACTTTGAAGTGACGCTGGCCGCCCGGGACGCGGGCATCTATGACGACATCGTAACCCGGGACGGCGGCTTCCTCCACAAACTGCTGGACGGCGGACGGGACCTGAGCGGCGGGCAGCGGCAGCGGCTGGAGATTGCCCGGGCGCTGAGCCAGGACCCCACGATCTGCATCATGGACGAGGCAACCAGCGCCCTGGATGCCCGGACGGAGTATGAGGTGATCAAGAGCATCAACGCCCGGGGGATTACGTGCATCATTATCGCCCACCGGCTGAGCACCATCCGGGACTGCGATGAGATCATCGTGCTGGACAAGGGAAAGATTGTGGAGCGGGGCACCCACGATGAACTGTATGCCAGGGGCGGCTATTACGCCGACCTGGTAAGCAATGAGTAA